One part of the Solanum dulcamara chromosome 8, daSolDulc1.2, whole genome shotgun sequence genome encodes these proteins:
- the LOC129900857 gene encoding probable transcription factor PosF21: MDKDKSSSSHGGSLPPSGRYSLFSPPSSSSNVKYEQPGLVNLPPLGPGNASESGHFGHGLSEDSSLFSVDISRMSDNPPKKFGHRRAHSEILTLPDDISFDSDLGVVGLDGPSLSDETEEDIFSMYLDMDKLNSSSLSSEFQVGESSAAVAASGSSQTPAMASGINKVAPTVSEKPRVRHQHSQSMDGSTTIKPEMLMSGVEESSSAETKKATSAAKLAELALIDPKRAKRIWANRQSAARSKERKMRYIAELERKVQTLQTEATTLSAQLTLLQRDTNGLNAENSELKLRLQTMEQQVHLQDALNDALKEEIQHLKVLTGQGIANGGPMMNFPASFGGNQQFYSNNQAMHTLLAAQQLQQLQIHSHKQQHQFQQHQLHQFQQQQLQHQQQQPLMQQQQQQQQQQDQLSQAGDVMSRNSLSSPQNDNASAVSFVAKD, translated from the exons ATGGATAAGGATAAGTCTTCTTCAAGCCATGGAGGTTCGTTGCCTCCATCCGGGAGATACTCATTATTTTCACCTCCTAGTAGTAGTTCCAATGTAAAGTATGAACAACCTGGATTAGTAAATTTACCTCCATTAGGACCTGGAAATGCTTCAGAATCAGGTCATTTTGGTCATGGTTTGTCGGAAGATTCAAGCCTGTTTAGTGTTGATATAAGCCGAATGTCTGATAACCCACCAAAAAAATTCGGTCACCGACGTGCCCACTCAGAAATTCTTACTCTTCCTGATGATATTAGCTTTGACAGTGATCTTGGTGTTGTTGGACTAGATGGACCATCTCTGTCAGACGAGACTGAGGAGGACATCTTCTCAATGTACCTTGACATGGATAAGCTCAATTCTTCATCTTTGTCTTCTGAattccaagtaggtgagtcTTCTGCAGCAGTTGCAGCTTCAGGTTCATCACAAACACCAGCAATGGCTTCAGGAATAAATAAAGTGGCTCCTACTGTTAGTGAGAAGCCAAGAGTTAGACATCAGCATAGCCAGTCCATGGATGGTTCAACTACAATCAAGCCAGAGATGCTCATGTCAGGAGTGGAAGAGTCATCTTCAGCTGAAACTAAGAAAGCCACGTCTGCTGCCAAGCTTGCTGAACTTGCTCTTATTGATCCTAAACGTGCCAAGCG GATTTGGGCCAACAGGCAGTCGGCTGCAAGatcaaaggaaaggaaaatgagATATATAGCAGAGCTTGAGAGAAAAGTTCAGACTCTGCAAACGGAAGCAACTACTTTATCGGCTCAGTTGACCCTGTTGCAG AGAGATACAAATGGCCTGAATGCTGAAAACAGTGAACTTAAGCTGCGTTTACAAACAATGGAACAACAGGTGCACTTGCAAGATG CGTTGAATGATGCTCTAAAGGAGGAGATACAGCATCTGAAAGTGCTAACTGGGCAAGGCATAGCAAATGGTGGACCTATGATGAACTTCCCAGCATCCTTCGGAGGCAATCAGCAGTTTTACTCTAACAACCAGGCAATGCATACGTTGTTGGCTGCACAGCAGCTTCAACAGCTGCAGATACATTCTCATAAGCAACAGCACCAGTTTCAGCAACATCAGCTACACCAGTTTCAGCAGCAACAGTTGCAGCACCAGCAACAGCAACCTCTTatgcagcagcagcagcagcagcaacagcaacaaGATCAACTGTCGCAAGCAGGAGATGTGATGTCTAGAAATTCGCTTTCATCTCCTCAAAATGACAATGCTTCTGCTGTTAGTTTTGTAGCAAAGGATTGA
- the LOC129901657 gene encoding protein ENHANCED DISEASE RESISTANCE 2-like codes for MANLDGDNEPEWIKRVKSEGAIPLLDPDNCSNGWASPPGNSFMVRGPEYFSTKVKVPGGEFLLKPLGFDWIKGPKKISDILNNPKHRIRGALQDETPSGCKPFIWAFNLQVPSKENFSAVAYFVGLEPSPEGSLMEQFLKGDDAFRTRRLKLIANIVKGPWILRKAVGEQAICVIGRALTCKYCIADDFIEVDIDIGSSVIANAIVHLAYNYISTLTVDLAFLIESQTQSELPEQILGAVRFSELQTTSAMLVEMPSDGNIGEVLPSFPSRIWKSFGHSFSHLVQTDTQDGSSSSSPSHVKGDVDNGFSEEGTKK; via the exons ATGGCCAATCTTGATGGAGATAACGAACCAGAATGGATAAAGAGGGTGAAATCAGAAGGTGCCATTCCCCTTCTGGACCCAGATAATTGCTCAAATGGGTGGGCTTCTCCACCAGGGAATAGTTTCATGGTGAGAGGTCCAGAATACTTTTCAACAAAGGTTAAAGTTCCCGGTGGTGAATTTCTTCTGAAACCTCTTGGTTTTGACTGGATAAAAGGTCCTAAAAAGATTTCTGATATTCTGAATAATCCAAAACACCGTATCAGGGGGGCTCTTCAAGATGAAACTCCAAGTGGTTGCAAGCCCTTTATTTGGGCTTTCAACTTGCAAGTTCCTAGTAAGGAAAATTTCAGTGCTGTTGCATATTTTGTGGGTCTCGAACCCTCCCCTGAAGGATCTTTGATGGAGCAGTTCTTGAAAGGAGATGATGCATTTAGAACTAGAAGGCTAAAATTGATTGCAAATATTGTTAAAGGACCTTGGATTCTAAGAAAGGCAGTGGGGGAGCAAGCTATATGCGTAATTGGCCGTGCGCTGACTTGCAAGTACTGTATAGCAGATGACTTCATAGAAGTAGATATTGATATAGGATCTTCAGTGATAGCAAATGCAATTGTTCATCTCGCATATAATTATATATCAACTCTTACTGTTGATTTAGCTTTCCTAATTGAGAGTCAAACCCAATCAGAACTTCCAGAACAGATTTTAGGAGCAGTAAGATTTTCAGAACTACAGACCACTTCAGCAATGCTAGTTGAAATGCCATCTGATGGGAACATTGGAGAGGTACTTCCTTCTTTCCCTTCAAGGATATGGAAGTCATTTGGGCACAGTTTCTCCCACCTTGTTCAGACAGATACTCAAGATGGTAGCTCCAGCTCCAGTCCCTCACATGTAAAGGGGGATGTTGATAATGGTTTCTCTGAAGAAGGGACCAAAAAATG A